From a single Bacilli bacterium PM5-9 genomic region:
- a CDS encoding ribonuclease J (product_source=KO:K12574; cath_funfam=3.60.15.10; cog=COG0595; ko=KO:K12574; pfam=PF07521,PF17770; superfamily=56281; tigrfam=TIGR00649): protein MNQKIKFFALGGLDENGKNMYCLEIDDDIFVIEAGLKYPESQSLGIDIEIPTFDYLIENEKRVKGIFLTHAHPDAMGAISYLLKEISPTIYASHLTSWIVEDRLKEAGIKKYTIKRIKENSIIKIKDKLRVHTFKTTHSIIQSLGLAFETEQGFIVFTSDFIIDFGSTDGYQTDVYKLVDIAKKGVLLLMTESIGANKTGHTSPNHKITSMVEPIISNAPSRIIVTAYTHSMYNIQEIVNVAIKYNYRIIFLNKDLQDLVHKHEKLGLPIVPKDKITNIKDIDKGDVLVVISGNGSDLYEQLSRIATKEDSVLKPTQKDTFIIASPAIPGIENLSIKAIDDIYRLDSDVYTFSSKNIASMHASQEDIKMMINLFKPKYYLPVKGEYTQLMANANIAYEMGIPADNVIVLENGEVVNFKDNMLQEKREHIEVGSMLIDGQTVNDNNGIVLNDRLSLSQDGTVIIGIGLDKKTKEQTMSMDIQTRGFIYIKDSEYIITEIKKIVNETLEQFTFKDEQDFNDAKAKIRENVSRYIYKETNKRPIVLSMIITV from the coding sequence ATGAATCAAAAAATTAAGTTTTTTGCTTTAGGTGGGCTAGATGAAAACGGTAAAAATATGTATTGTTTAGAAATAGATGATGATATTTTTGTTATCGAGGCTGGATTAAAATACCCTGAATCTCAAAGTTTAGGGATTGATATTGAAATACCAACATTTGATTATTTAATTGAAAATGAAAAGAGAGTAAAAGGTATCTTTTTAACTCATGCTCATCCTGATGCTATGGGTGCTATTTCATATCTATTAAAAGAGATTTCACCAACGATTTATGCATCACATCTTACATCATGGATTGTAGAAGATCGTTTGAAAGAAGCAGGAATAAAAAAATATACAATTAAAAGAATTAAAGAAAACTCTATTATTAAAATTAAAGATAAACTAAGAGTTCATACTTTTAAAACAACACATTCAATTATTCAATCACTTGGTTTAGCATTTGAAACAGAACAAGGGTTCATTGTTTTTACATCTGATTTTATTATTGATTTTGGCTCAACTGATGGTTATCAAACTGATGTATATAAACTAGTTGATATTGCCAAAAAAGGTGTTCTATTGTTAATGACTGAATCTATTGGAGCCAATAAAACAGGTCATACTTCACCAAATCATAAAATTACTTCAATGGTAGAACCAATTATTAGTAATGCACCAAGTAGAATAATTGTCACTGCATATACACATAGTATGTATAATATTCAAGAAATTGTTAATGTTGCTATTAAATATAATTATCGTATTATCTTTTTAAATAAAGATTTACAAGATTTAGTTCATAAGCATGAAAAACTAGGATTACCTATTGTGCCAAAAGATAAAATAACTAATATTAAAGATATTGATAAAGGTGATGTTTTGGTTGTTATATCAGGTAATGGTAGTGATTTATATGAACAATTATCAAGAATCGCAACAAAAGAGGATAGCGTATTAAAACCTACTCAAAAGGATACATTTATAATTGCTAGTCCTGCAATCCCTGGTATTGAAAACCTTTCAATTAAAGCTATTGATGATATCTATCGTCTTGATTCTGATGTATATACTTTTTCTTCAAAAAATATAGCAAGTATGCATGCTTCTCAAGAAGATATTAAAATGATGATTAATTTATTTAAACCAAAATATTATCTACCTGTTAAAGGTGAATACACACAGTTAATGGCAAATGCTAATATTGCATATGAAATGGGAATACCTGCTGATAATGTTATAGTTTTAGAAAATGGAGAAGTTGTTAATTTTAAAGACAATATGCTTCAAGAGAAAAGAGAACACATTGAAGTTGGCAGTATGCTTATTGATGGTCAAACTGTTAATGATAATAATGGAATTGTCTTAAATGATAGATTATCATTATCTCAAGATGGAACAGTTATTATTGGTATTGGTTTAGATAAAAAAACTAAAGAACAGACAATGAGTATGGATATTCAAACAAGAGGTTTTATTTATATAAAAGATTCTGAATATATTATTACTGAAATTAAAAAAATTGTTAATGAAACACTTGAACAATTTACTTTTAAAGATGAACAAGACTTTAATGATGCAAAAGCAAAAATTAGAGAAAATGTTTCACGATATATTTATAAAGAAACTAACAAAAGACCAATTGTTTTATCTATGATAATTACAGTATAA
- a CDS encoding putative radical SAM protein YgiQ (product_source=TIGR03904; cath_funfam=3.80.30.20; cog=COG1032; pfam=PF04055,PF08497,PF11842; smart=SM00729; superfamily=102114; tigrfam=TIGR03904) codes for MKFLCTNKKELRANNIEQVDFVVVSGDAYVDHPSFGTSLIARYLESFNYTVAIIAQPSVNDKNSIKKCGKPRLAFLVSSGNIDSMVNNYYVSRKKRKKDVYSVNDKIRRPDYATSVYSKMIREAYGDEMAIIIGGIEASLRRFAHYDYWQDKILPSILLTSDADLLVYSMGEKAIIEIADYLNSGLSIKDLTFINGTSYKINTLENISEYKLLPSFNDLKDKDKYIDSFLQQYYNNEHQSAQILIEPYNDCFIVQNIPMPILSQNELDHLYDLPFTYESYDEYHKLGSVNALKEIKYSISINRGCNGACHFCALTFHQGKQISMRSKNSCVDEAHKMMSLPDFKGYIHDVGGPTANFNDEMCDKLNKHGSCRDKSCLGYNMCQNLKVDHSKYFDTLKAVREIEGIKKVFVRSGIRYDYLLKDDKKYLLELAKYHVSGQLRLAPEHCSNNVLRLMNKPNINKYKKFVSEFDKVNKSLGLKQYALPYLMSSHPGSKLEDALELALFLKEINYKPQQAQDFYPTPSTISTLMYYTNKNPFTKKEIYVAKSEEEKKLQNALLQYHLPKNRELVKKALTILNRKDLIPILK; via the coding sequence GAGTCTTTTAATTATACAGTAGCAATCATTGCACAACCTAGTGTAAATGATAAAAACTCAATTAAAAAGTGTGGTAAGCCTCGATTAGCCTTTTTAGTAAGCTCTGGTAATATTGATTCAATGGTAAATAATTATTATGTTAGCAGGAAAAAAAGAAAGAAAGATGTTTATTCTGTCAATGATAAAATAAGACGCCCTGATTATGCGACTAGCGTTTATTCAAAAATGATTAGAGAAGCTTATGGTGATGAAATGGCTATTATAATTGGTGGTATTGAAGCTAGTTTAAGAAGGTTTGCCCATTATGACTATTGGCAAGATAAAATTTTACCATCTATTTTATTAACAAGTGATGCTGATTTACTTGTTTATAGTATGGGAGAAAAAGCTATCATTGAAATTGCTGATTATCTTAATAGTGGTCTATCAATAAAAGATTTAACTTTCATTAATGGTACTTCATATAAAATTAATACTTTAGAAAATATAAGTGAGTATAAATTACTTCCCTCTTTTAATGATTTAAAAGATAAGGATAAATATATAGATTCATTCTTACAACAATATTACAATAATGAGCATCAAAGTGCTCAAATTCTTATTGAACCTTATAATGATTGTTTTATTGTTCAAAATATTCCAATGCCAATTCTAAGTCAAAATGAATTAGATCATTTATATGATTTACCATTTACTTATGAATCTTATGATGAATATCATAAATTAGGAAGTGTTAATGCTTTAAAGGAAATAAAATATAGCATTTCAATTAATCGTGGTTGTAATGGTGCTTGTCACTTTTGTGCATTAACTTTTCATCAAGGAAAACAAATTAGTATGCGTTCTAAAAATTCTTGTGTTGATGAGGCACACAAAATGATGAGTTTACCTGATTTTAAAGGTTACATTCATGATGTTGGTGGACCGACTGCTAATTTCAACGATGAAATGTGTGATAAATTAAATAAACATGGTAGCTGTCGTGATAAAAGCTGCTTAGGGTATAATATGTGTCAAAATTTAAAGGTTGATCATTCTAAATATTTTGATACGCTTAAAGCTGTTCGTGAAATTGAAGGAATTAAAAAAGTTTTTGTTCGTTCAGGAATAAGATATGATTATTTATTAAAAGATGATAAAAAATATTTATTAGAGCTTGCTAAATATCATGTATCTGGTCAACTTAGGTTAGCACCTGAACATTGTTCAAATAATGTTTTAAGGCTTATGAATAAACCAAATATTAATAAATATAAAAAATTTGTTAGTGAATTTGATAAAGTTAATAAATCATTGGGTTTAAAACAATATGCATTACCTTATTTAATGTCAAGTCATCCTGGTTCAAAACTTGAAGATGCTTTAGAGTTAGCTTTATTTTTAAAAGAAATTAATTATAAACCACAACAGGCACAAGATTTCTACCCTACTCCTTCAACAATTTCAACATTAATGTATTATACAAATAAAAATCCTTTTACTAAAAAAGAAATATATGTTGCTAAAAGTGAAGAAGAAAAGAAATTACAAAATGCTTTATTACAATATCATTTACCAAAAAATAGAGAGTTAGTAAAAAAAGCCTTAACTATTTTAAACAGAAAAGACTTAATACCTATTTTAAAATAA